A single Arachidicoccus sp. BS20 DNA region contains:
- a CDS encoding SusC/RagA family TonB-linked outer membrane protein, giving the protein MINRKVYRFFAFIFFLLPATFAFAQTRTVSGNVKDESGQPLSLVAIKEVGGTRHALTDDKGNFTITISVNTKLLQFSYTGKKDVVKAIIDGQLLNVQMESADSKLGDVVVIGYGTQKRGDVNSAASSISAKDIANLPQASVDQMMQGKAAGVTVTQNSGQPGSATSVHIRGITSFGGTDPLYVIDGVEMSGNASSVQLTTPGSSQQETGVSPLAMLNPNDIESIDILKDAAATAIYGSRGANGVVFITTKHGRGTTTLSYDAFVGWQSQGKYLKMMNLQQYANLENNLAVAYGQQPRVEFANPGALGTGTNWQKAIFRNALETSHNISVAGSSNKTDYYLSGGYFDQDGTVLGFNFKRYTFRASINSHVNNWLKMGGTFGAMRSNQNVGMGDNTGIIYYALLTPPDQPIYNADGSYAGPSVSSTGTRQGNINPVQQALSLTNNLIRSEVNGSVYADINFFKDLSLHSELDGDFNWADNYTFNPTYNYGMTGTDPNTWLTNNNASLQRMLSNSTYWSWKEYFNYNHTWGKSSVNAIAGHEVWESDWDQLSMGASGFVAGNDLKSIQLAATQNPASETESPSVMESFLARVIYTYGNKYSITANIRRDKSSNFYEGNNVGYFPGVAVSWKISNESFMNNTKNVLSTLKLRLSYGTNGNSSVPAYAYGSVLNARVVASGTGFVVANVANPNLKWETAVQSNGGLDFGLLNERISGSFDYYVKTAKNFLFHQPLPAFLVGGPNDYGDATAVISAPYVNAGNIRNTGFDISINSKNIMHKDFQWNTLLTFSHYNNKVMSLNGAPAINQSLTLAYVTLSNITKTVVGMPVGEFYGYKVKGIINSESDLQYLAAHPQNVTGTAQVVTSDRTNPNHVWYGDLEYQGNNDGAPNTQYALGSPNPDFTYGLTNTFDYKDFELSVFLYGSQGGKILNALAVRTMGLSDLYLNQSASAANFWTPQNTHTDVPAPYPGLGNANLVMSDRWLESASFLRFQNVRLGYNLPNNWAKRIAMKSLKAYISAQNLFVITGYSGLDPEVGSHNQDPTMQNIDLGRYPSPRVFTFGINAQF; this is encoded by the coding sequence ATGATTAATAGAAAAGTTTACAGATTTTTTGCCTTTATCTTTTTCCTGCTGCCGGCAACTTTTGCTTTTGCTCAAACGCGTACGGTGTCCGGTAATGTGAAAGATGAAAGCGGGCAGCCGCTAAGTTTGGTTGCCATAAAAGAGGTAGGCGGTACCAGGCACGCGCTTACGGATGATAAAGGTAATTTTACAATTACGATCTCTGTAAATACCAAATTGCTGCAATTTTCTTATACGGGTAAAAAAGACGTTGTCAAAGCGATTATTGACGGACAGCTTTTGAATGTTCAAATGGAGTCCGCCGATTCAAAATTGGGGGATGTGGTTGTGATTGGTTACGGTACACAGAAAAGGGGAGATGTAAATAGTGCTGCATCATCGATTAGTGCAAAAGATATTGCAAACCTTCCGCAAGCAAGCGTGGACCAGATGATGCAAGGTAAAGCTGCCGGTGTTACTGTTACACAAAACTCCGGTCAGCCGGGAAGCGCAACATCCGTACATATTCGCGGTATCACTTCTTTTGGTGGAACGGACCCTCTATACGTAATTGACGGGGTGGAAATGTCTGGGAATGCATCAAGTGTACAATTGACTACTCCCGGAAGTTCTCAGCAAGAAACGGGTGTAAGTCCTTTAGCAATGCTGAATCCGAATGATATTGAATCTATCGACATACTGAAAGATGCGGCGGCTACTGCTATTTATGGTAGTCGCGGCGCTAATGGAGTAGTTTTCATTACTACCAAGCATGGCAGAGGAACTACAACTTTATCTTATGACGCTTTTGTAGGCTGGCAATCGCAGGGCAAATATTTAAAGATGATGAATTTGCAGCAATATGCTAATCTGGAGAATAATCTTGCTGTTGCTTATGGTCAGCAGCCTCGCGTAGAATTTGCCAATCCGGGAGCATTGGGTACAGGAACCAATTGGCAGAAAGCTATCTTTAGAAATGCTTTAGAAACAAGCCATAATATTTCTGTTGCGGGTAGCTCCAATAAAACAGATTATTATCTTTCCGGCGGATATTTTGACCAGGATGGGACAGTGCTGGGATTTAATTTCAAGCGTTATACATTTCGAGCCAGTATAAACTCTCATGTAAATAACTGGCTGAAAATGGGTGGCACTTTTGGTGCAATGCGCAGCAATCAGAATGTAGGTATGGGCGACAATACAGGTATAATTTATTACGCATTGTTAACACCGCCTGACCAACCAATCTATAATGCTGATGGTTCGTATGCCGGACCTTCGGTTTCTTCTACGGGCACAAGACAAGGGAATATAAACCCTGTTCAGCAGGCTTTGTCTCTGACCAATAATCTGATTCGAAGCGAAGTGAATGGAAGTGTGTATGCGGATATTAATTTCTTTAAAGACCTTTCTTTACATTCAGAATTAGATGGAGATTTCAATTGGGCGGATAACTATACTTTTAATCCCACTTACAACTATGGAATGACCGGAACCGACCCAAACACATGGCTGACAAATAATAATGCTTCATTGCAAAGGATGCTGAGCAATAGTACTTACTGGAGCTGGAAAGAATATTTCAATTACAATCATACATGGGGAAAAAGTAGTGTGAATGCAATAGCAGGGCACGAAGTATGGGAAAGCGACTGGGACCAATTGAGTATGGGAGCAAGTGGTTTTGTTGCAGGCAATGATTTAAAGAGTATTCAGCTTGCTGCTACGCAAAATCCTGCTTCGGAAACAGAGTCTCCTTCAGTAATGGAATCTTTTCTGGCACGTGTAATTTATACTTATGGCAATAAGTACAGCATTACTGCTAACATTCGCAGAGATAAATCATCAAATTTTTATGAAGGGAATAACGTAGGTTATTTTCCCGGTGTAGCAGTTTCCTGGAAAATATCGAATGAGTCATTTATGAATAATACTAAAAATGTATTGAGTACTCTGAAACTTCGTTTGAGTTATGGCACAAACGGAAATTCGAGTGTCCCGGCTTATGCTTACGGATCGGTGCTGAATGCAAGAGTAGTAGCGTCAGGAACCGGTTTTGTAGTGGCAAATGTTGCTAATCCAAATTTAAAATGGGAGACAGCCGTTCAGTCAAATGGGGGCTTGGATTTCGGGCTTTTAAATGAACGAATTTCCGGTAGCTTTGATTATTATGTCAAAACTGCTAAAAACTTTTTGTTCCACCAGCCTTTGCCGGCATTTCTCGTAGGCGGACCAAATGATTACGGAGACGCGACCGCGGTAATTTCCGCACCTTATGTTAATGCGGGTAATATTCGCAACACGGGATTTGATATTAGTATCAACAGCAAGAATATTATGCATAAAGATTTCCAATGGAATACACTTCTCACATTCTCTCATTACAATAATAAAGTAATGTCGTTGAATGGTGCACCTGCTATCAACCAGTCCCTGACTTTGGCTTATGTAACCTTGTCTAATATTACAAAAACAGTAGTAGGTATGCCGGTAGGCGAGTTTTATGGTTATAAAGTAAAAGGTATTATTAATTCGGAATCGGACTTACAATACTTGGCTGCACACCCACAAAATGTTACGGGTACGGCGCAAGTAGTTACCAGTGACCGTACAAATCCTAACCATGTTTGGTATGGAGACCTTGAATATCAGGGCAATAATGACGGAGCACCCAATACGCAATATGCTTTGGGAAGTCCTAACCCCGATTTTACGTACGGATTGACCAATACATTTGATTACAAAGATTTTGAACTGAGCGTATTTCTCTACGGCTCCCAAGGAGGGAAAATACTGAATGCTTTGGCAGTAAGAACAATGGGTTTATCGGATTTATATTTGAATCAGTCTGCATCCGCCGCCAATTTTTGGACACCGCAAAATACGCATACAGATGTTCCTGCACCTTATCCGGGACTCGGTAATGCCAATCTTGTAATGTCTGACAGATGGCTGGAAAGTGCATCATTCCTGCGATTCCAAAATGTACGTTTAGGATATAATCTTCCGAACAACTGGGCAAAGCGCATAGCCATGAAAAGTTTGAAAGCGTATATAAGTGCTCAAAATTTATTTGTGATTACAGGTTATTCAGGTCTTGACCCTGAAGTAGGATCTCACAATCAGGACCCGACCATGCAGAATATTGATTTGGGTAGATATCCTTCGCCGAGAGTGTTCACATTTGGTATTAATGCACAGTTTTAA
- a CDS encoding SGNH/GDSL hydrolase family protein yields the protein MKKLLVLFLLLNHFCFAKTFRRLKFFDASNKAIHYVGRIDCSNPELPRFWSPGVYFYTTFVGPDCYVVLNDEVNYGVMHNYIEIVVDGKPRRIMLSAKTDTVWVAKNLSKGKHTLLVCKDTESGIGYLEVVGIGCRKLVNEKDSSKYLIEYFGDSITCGTSSDLSQTPCGAGRWEDQHNAYMSYGPTVARALNARWIISAVSGIGLIHSCCGMKITMPQVYDKLMLRNDSIEWNMNKMQPDVATICLGQNDGIQDSTKFCSAYVKFVKTLRSKYPNTTFILLTSPMADENLNKVLRNYLLSVQKEINNEGDKNVYHYFFKKRYYHGCDGHPDVDEHQQIAAELAPFIKQIKHW from the coding sequence ATGAAAAAATTACTCGTTTTATTTTTATTGCTGAACCATTTTTGTTTTGCAAAAACTTTTCGTCGATTAAAATTTTTTGATGCTTCCAACAAAGCAATTCACTATGTAGGGCGAATAGATTGTAGCAATCCTGAGTTGCCGCGCTTCTGGTCGCCGGGCGTTTATTTTTATACAACATTTGTAGGTCCAGACTGTTATGTAGTTTTAAATGATGAAGTAAATTACGGTGTTATGCACAATTATATTGAAATAGTTGTGGACGGAAAGCCTCGCCGCATCATGCTTTCAGCGAAAACAGATACGGTTTGGGTGGCAAAAAATTTATCCAAAGGAAAACATACGTTGCTCGTTTGTAAAGACACGGAGTCCGGCATTGGTTATCTCGAAGTCGTGGGAATTGGTTGTAGAAAATTGGTTAACGAAAAAGATAGTTCAAAATATTTAATCGAATATTTCGGCGATTCCATTACGTGCGGCACGAGCAGCGATTTGTCGCAAACGCCTTGCGGTGCGGGACGCTGGGAAGACCAGCACAATGCGTATATGAGTTACGGTCCAACTGTGGCGCGCGCTTTAAATGCAAGATGGATTATTTCGGCAGTTTCCGGAATCGGACTAATACATAGCTGTTGCGGAATGAAAATAACGATGCCGCAGGTGTATGATAAGCTGATGCTGCGCAACGATTCTATCGAATGGAATATGAATAAAATGCAGCCTGATGTGGCAACGATTTGTTTGGGGCAGAACGACGGAATCCAAGACTCTACAAAGTTTTGCAGCGCTTATGTGAAGTTTGTAAAAACATTGCGCAGCAAATACCCGAATACGACTTTTATTTTACTCACAAGCCCGATGGCTGATGAAAATCTGAATAAAGTTTTGCGGAATTATTTATTATCTGTACAAAAAGAAATCAACAATGAAGGCGATAAAAATGTATATCATTATTTCTTTAAAAAAAGATATTATCATGGTTGCGACGGACATCCCGATGTGGACGAACATCAACAAATTGCGGCGGAGTTAGCGCCTTTTATTAAACAAATAAAACATTGGTAA
- a CDS encoding glycoside hydrolase family 5 protein: MKKLLFLALPMMLISCANAQQSVKEYGFLSVNGTQLVAENGNPVALHGVSFGWHNFHPRFYNQKTVEWLAKDWHAIVVRAAIGAEPKGGYIDNPKQALKAAEAVIKGAIKSGIYVIVDWHSHNINLDSATQFFTTIAKKYHRYPNILYELYNEPDFESWKEVKNYAEKLIATIRTYDKKNVILVGSPHWDQDLNLPAADPIKNVTNVMYTLHFYAATHKGWLRQRADSALAKGLPIFISESAGMEASGDGKLDIPEWNKWIHWADKRKLSWVVWSVSDKDETCSMLEKSANASGNWAEDDLKESGIYTKTLLKKY; encoded by the coding sequence ATGAAAAAACTGCTGTTTTTAGCCCTGCCGATGATGTTAATTTCGTGCGCAAATGCGCAGCAATCTGTGAAAGAATATGGATTTTTGAGTGTTAATGGAACGCAGCTTGTTGCTGAAAACGGAAACCCTGTTGCATTGCATGGCGTAAGCTTTGGCTGGCACAATTTTCATCCACGTTTTTACAACCAGAAAACGGTTGAATGGCTGGCGAAAGATTGGCACGCAATCGTTGTACGCGCGGCGATTGGCGCTGAACCGAAAGGCGGATATATTGATAATCCGAAGCAGGCGCTTAAAGCTGCGGAGGCAGTTATCAAAGGCGCGATTAAAAGTGGAATTTATGTGATTGTAGATTGGCATTCGCACAACATTAATCTCGATTCTGCTACGCAGTTTTTTACAACGATTGCCAAGAAATATCATCGCTATCCCAACATTCTTTATGAGTTGTACAACGAGCCGGATTTTGAATCGTGGAAAGAAGTAAAGAATTATGCAGAAAAATTGATAGCGACCATTCGTACTTATGACAAAAAGAATGTGATACTCGTCGGCTCTCCGCATTGGGACCAAGACCTGAATTTGCCTGCTGCAGACCCGATAAAAAATGTAACTAATGTGATGTACACATTGCATTTTTATGCAGCAACACACAAAGGCTGGTTGCGCCAGCGTGCGGATAGCGCTTTGGCAAAGGGCTTGCCGATTTTCATTTCCGAATCGGCGGGCATGGAAGCTTCCGGCGATGGAAAATTGGACATTCCCGAATGGAACAAATGGATTCATTGGGCAGATAAACGCAAACTCTCATGGGTTGTATGGTCGGTTTCGGATAAAGATGAAACTTGTTCTATGTTGGAAAAGTCTGCGAATGCTTCAGGTAACTGGGCTGAAGATGACTTAAAAGAGTCGGGTATTTATACGAAAACATTATTAAAAAAGTATTAG
- a CDS encoding RagB/SusD family nutrient uptake outer membrane protein — translation MKLQIKNIASLALITSWLLAGCSKSFFDRVPGTSVTTGSYYQTADQLAAATTPLYGTPWFGWNNKCGWSLTEISGGNLRSWSSDVAPFGTMPVSSDNPELRTLWNSPFTVVAQCNALITNISTANTSAIAQNAINNALGEAHLMRAVAYFYLVRSFGNVPLIENPSDNIDDFQNVPTRSIPDVYKFIVRDLKFAEANCTPNVAATGHGSSGSASAMLAKVYLYMQNYDSARIEAEKVINSGEFSLLPNFGDLFITNNNNNKESILAMQWTPHGPGTGYDYGNSIQASWAYSSSITQTGDGYGSAAPTIDLVKAFEAEGGDTVRRHFTIMLPGEHYAELDVNNGGYTLPLNASSQGTQAQCKKYVIGAPGDPDNSLAPPIAQAGGNNTYIMRYADILLIEAEAILGQQAKPVTSKGIDTSAATSDPTALKYYNMVRARAGAPQVTSFTYKQLLNERRLEFALEQDYWFDLGRIDGFKATTTNNGIQSAPHPVARAIIAQQERGTYANNYPDKSVLYSSKVTLTDDNFYCLVPSNESSSDPQLLQSPVPYDFTW, via the coding sequence ATGAAGCTACAAATAAAAAATATTGCAAGTCTTGCATTGATTACAAGTTGGCTTTTAGCAGGATGCAGCAAAAGCTTTTTTGACCGCGTACCGGGAACTTCTGTTACAACAGGTTCTTATTATCAGACTGCGGACCAATTGGCTGCAGCCACTACTCCTCTATACGGTACGCCATGGTTTGGTTGGAACAACAAATGTGGTTGGTCGCTTACCGAAATTTCAGGTGGTAACCTTCGTTCATGGTCATCCGATGTGGCGCCTTTCGGCACAATGCCGGTATCATCGGACAATCCTGAATTGCGTACATTGTGGAACTCTCCTTTCACGGTAGTTGCTCAATGCAATGCTTTAATTACCAATATTAGTACTGCCAATACTTCTGCTATTGCGCAAAACGCTATCAACAACGCTTTGGGCGAAGCACACCTGATGCGTGCTGTAGCTTACTTTTACTTAGTAAGGTCGTTTGGGAATGTTCCTTTGATAGAAAACCCATCGGATAATATCGATGATTTTCAAAATGTACCTACACGTTCCATTCCTGACGTATATAAATTTATTGTAAGAGACCTGAAATTTGCTGAGGCTAATTGTACGCCAAATGTTGCGGCAACCGGACACGGTTCGAGTGGTTCGGCGTCAGCGATGCTGGCAAAGGTTTATCTGTATATGCAGAATTACGATAGTGCAAGAATAGAAGCCGAGAAAGTAATCAATAGTGGCGAATTTTCATTATTGCCAAACTTTGGTGACCTCTTTATTACAAATAATAACAATAATAAAGAATCCATTTTGGCAATGCAATGGACACCGCATGGACCGGGGACGGGTTACGATTATGGCAATTCTATACAAGCATCATGGGCGTATAGTAGTTCCATAACACAAACCGGCGACGGTTACGGCTCTGCTGCGCCAACCATCGATTTGGTTAAAGCTTTTGAAGCAGAAGGAGGAGACACGGTACGCAGGCATTTTACTATTATGTTGCCGGGAGAGCATTATGCGGAGCTGGATGTAAACAATGGCGGATATACATTGCCGTTAAATGCAAGTTCGCAGGGAACACAGGCGCAATGTAAGAAGTATGTTATAGGTGCTCCCGGCGACCCTGACAATAGCTTAGCTCCGCCAATAGCACAAGCCGGCGGGAATAATACCTATATCATGCGCTATGCAGATATATTGCTGATTGAAGCTGAAGCAATTTTAGGGCAACAGGCAAAACCTGTAACAAGCAAAGGCATTGATACTTCAGCTGCTACTTCCGACCCTACAGCTTTGAAATATTACAATATGGTAAGAGCAAGAGCCGGTGCGCCGCAAGTAACGTCGTTTACCTATAAACAATTATTAAATGAAAGAAGACTCGAATTTGCATTGGAGCAAGATTATTGGTTTGATTTAGGTCGTATAGACGGCTTTAAGGCAACCACTACAAACAATGGAATACAATCTGCACCACATCCTGTGGCGAGAGCTATCATTGCGCAGCAGGAGAGAGGGACTTATGCAAATAATTATCCTGATAAGTCTGTTCTTTATTCATCAAAAGTTACTTTGACAGATGATAATTTTTATTGTCTGGTGCCGAGTAATGAGTCGTCTTCTGATCCGCAATTGCTGCAATCTCCTGTTCCTTATGATTTCACATGGTAA
- a CDS encoding glycoside hydrolase family 26 protein — MRKQYILAFFFVLHISTSFAQSNFPSDKNATKETIHLYQNLKNSSLRGFLFGHQDDLAYGIHWKYQKDSSDVKSITGDYPGLFGCDLSGLESDHDKDIDGNPFSLVKSCVEWAYAKGGVITFSWHSPSPLGNGKTAWDTTHGTVESILPGGINHVLYQTWLDKVAAFLNSLKGAHGEAIPILYRPFHEFSGNWFWWCANTCSTADFKKLWRYQIHYLRDIKHLHNLLIVYNPSDNFKDANGFLERYPGDDVVDVLSLDSYQSADAATSDVFEKNLDNCLSVIEKIAGDKGKLFALAETGYERIPYKTWWTEKLMKGINQHKIAYLLVWRNAGEIGTPEHPHIHYYVPFKGDMSAEDFVKFYKQKNTFFLKDAAKENLYK, encoded by the coding sequence ATGAGAAAGCAATATATACTCGCGTTTTTTTTTGTTTTACATATTTCAACCTCATTTGCCCAAAGCAATTTTCCTTCCGATAAAAATGCAACCAAAGAAACCATTCATCTTTATCAAAATTTAAAAAATAGTTCGTTACGGGGTTTTCTTTTCGGGCATCAAGATGATTTGGCGTATGGTATTCATTGGAAATATCAGAAAGACAGCAGTGATGTAAAAAGCATCACCGGCGATTATCCGGGGCTTTTCGGTTGTGATTTAAGCGGACTTGAAAGCGACCATGATAAAGATATTGACGGAAACCCTTTTTCGCTTGTAAAAAGTTGTGTGGAGTGGGCTTATGCGAAAGGCGGTGTTATTACTTTCAGTTGGCATTCGCCAAGTCCCTTAGGCAATGGCAAAACGGCGTGGGATACCACGCATGGAACGGTGGAGAGCATTTTGCCCGGCGGCATCAATCATGTCTTATATCAAACTTGGTTGGATAAAGTTGCGGCATTTTTAAATTCTTTGAAAGGTGCGCACGGCGAAGCAATTCCTATTCTATACAGACCGTTTCATGAGTTTTCCGGCAACTGGTTTTGGTGGTGCGCCAATACTTGCAGCACAGCCGACTTTAAAAAATTGTGGCGTTATCAAATTCATTATTTGCGCGATATAAAACATTTGCACAATTTGCTCATTGTATATAATCCTTCGGATAATTTTAAAGATGCAAACGGATTTCTCGAACGTTACCCCGGAGATGATGTAGTGGATGTGCTGAGCTTGGATTCTTATCAATCAGCAGATGCGGCAACCAGCGATGTGTTTGAAAAGAATTTGGATAATTGTTTATCCGTAATAGAAAAAATTGCCGGCGACAAAGGAAAACTATTCGCGTTAGCGGAAACCGGTTATGAGCGTATTCCGTACAAAACATGGTGGACGGAAAAGCTGATGAAAGGCATTAATCAACATAAAATCGCGTATTTGCTTGTGTGGCGAAATGCCGGCGAAATAGGCACTCCGGAGCATCCGCACATTCATTATTACGTACCATTTAAAGGCGATATGTCCGCAGAAGATTTTGTAAAATTTTACAAGCAAAAGAATACTTTCTTCTTAAAAGATGCGGCAAAAGAAAATTTATATAAATAA
- a CDS encoding helix-turn-helix domain-containing protein: protein MEIFREITTLTPNDCFTLATRHKTKFDFPLHSHEEFELNLILNGKNAKRVVGDHIDLIDDVELVFVGPNLPHAWFTEKCTSKDIHEVTIQFHRDLLDDKFLQKKQLSYLRTMFEKSFNGILFSKETVERIAPRIIALAKKTGFDSVLELLSILHDLSTSRNLTTLSGSSFNMNSQISYNSRRVEKVMEYLHGNFNKEVSLAEAAKIANMTEVSFSRFFKIRTGQTFIDTLNEIRIGNATRMLMATTHGIAEIAYSCGFNNISNFNRIFKKRKGRTPKEFRESFSGTRIFI, encoded by the coding sequence ATGGAGATTTTTCGGGAAATAACCACGCTTACGCCGAACGATTGTTTTACACTGGCAACAAGGCACAAAACCAAATTTGATTTTCCTTTGCACAGCCACGAAGAATTTGAATTAAATCTTATTCTTAACGGGAAAAATGCAAAGCGTGTAGTGGGCGACCATATTGATTTAATTGACGATGTGGAACTTGTGTTTGTGGGACCAAATTTGCCTCACGCATGGTTTACGGAGAAATGTACAAGCAAAGACATTCATGAAGTTACCATACAATTCCATCGCGATTTGCTGGACGATAAATTTTTACAGAAAAAGCAACTGAGCTATTTGCGCACAATGTTTGAAAAATCTTTCAATGGCATTTTGTTTTCAAAAGAAACCGTTGAGCGCATCGCACCGCGCATTATTGCGTTGGCAAAAAAGACCGGGTTCGATTCCGTATTGGAACTGTTGTCCATATTGCACGACCTATCCACTTCACGCAATCTTACGACGCTTTCCGGCAGCAGCTTTAATATGAACAGCCAGATATCTTACAACAGCCGCAGAGTGGAAAAAGTGATGGAATATTTGCACGGCAACTTCAACAAAGAAGTAAGCCTTGCCGAAGCTGCGAAAATTGCTAATATGACAGAAGTAAGTTTCAGCCGTTTTTTTAAAATCAGAACAGGGCAAACGTTCATCGATACGCTAAATGAAATTCGCATTGGGAATGCTACACGTATGCTGATGGCAACCACACACGGCATTGCTGAAATTGCCTATTCATGCGGGTTTAACAACATTTCTAACTTCAACAGAATTTTCAAAAAAAGAAAAGGGCGCACACCCAAAGAATTTAGGGAAAGCTTCTCGGGAACGAGAATTTTTATTTAG
- a CDS encoding sodium:solute symporter family protein has translation MKLQLIDIIIILAYLLSMLVIGWTLRKRARLNKENYLLGGKSLPWYMLGLSNAGDMFDISGTMWLVSLCFVYGMKSIWIPWLWPVFNQVFMMMYLSKWLRRSNATTGAEWLETRFGKEGTGVRASHNIVVVFALLSCLGFMAYGFVGLGKFVEIFVPWKYVAPYVPFHVSAEYVPHFYGVVFTLFAMFYAVIGGMHSIVLGDVIKYAIMTIACVSVGVIAMIHLKGQQVNVPKGWINPFFGWRLNLDWTGITADANKKIQSDDYSLFGLFFMMMLFKGVFASLAGPAPNYDMQKILSTRSPEEASKMSGFVSIILMPVRYTLVIGLTVLGLLYFNQIHPQIQGTNGTDFETILPATINTFLPAGLMGLVLTGLFGAFMGTFSGTLNAAQAYIVNDIYLKYINPEASNKKIISMNYIAGVGVVIIGIGLGCFIKDVNTILQWIVSGLYGGYIASNMLKWHWWRFNARGFFWGMLAGIVPAIALAVLKSLNILKGLDLYYWIVIFILSLTGSILGSYTAPPTDEAVLKSFYKTIRPWGFWKPVHQKVVEEDAMFAGNKNFKLNMFNVVLGIIGQLCLTILPMYVVLQMKLPLLITITILLVVLFILKKTWWNRLNEY, from the coding sequence GTGAAGTTACAGCTCATAGATATTATTATTATTTTGGCTTATTTGCTCAGCATGCTGGTTATCGGATGGACACTGCGCAAGCGTGCGCGGCTGAATAAAGAAAACTATTTGCTCGGCGGAAAATCATTGCCTTGGTATATGCTTGGTTTAAGTAATGCAGGCGATATGTTTGATATTTCGGGTACGATGTGGCTCGTGAGTCTGTGTTTTGTGTACGGTATGAAAAGCATCTGGATTCCCTGGTTGTGGCCCGTATTTAATCAGGTATTTATGATGATGTATTTGTCAAAATGGCTGCGCAGGTCAAATGCTACAACAGGCGCGGAATGGCTCGAAACGCGCTTTGGAAAAGAAGGCACGGGCGTTCGCGCATCGCACAATATTGTAGTTGTATTTGCATTGTTAAGTTGTTTGGGTTTTATGGCTTACGGTTTTGTGGGATTGGGAAAATTTGTGGAAATTTTTGTTCCTTGGAAGTACGTTGCGCCTTATGTTCCGTTTCATGTTTCAGCGGAATATGTGCCGCATTTTTATGGTGTGGTATTTACTTTGTTCGCCATGTTCTATGCGGTAATTGGCGGAATGCACAGCATTGTTTTGGGCGATGTTATCAAATATGCAATTATGACTATTGCTTGTGTAAGCGTTGGCGTGATTGCAATGATTCATTTAAAAGGACAACAAGTGAATGTGCCGAAAGGTTGGATAAATCCTTTCTTTGGATGGCGCTTAAACCTTGACTGGACGGGCATTACAGCCGATGCAAATAAAAAAATACAAAGCGACGATTATTCGTTATTCGGTTTGTTTTTTATGATGATGTTGTTCAAAGGCGTATTTGCAAGTCTTGCAGGTCCTGCACCTAACTATGATATGCAGAAAATTTTAAGCACGCGCTCGCCCGAAGAGGCAAGCAAGATGAGTGGTTTTGTTTCCATTATTTTAATGCCTGTAAGATATACGCTGGTAATAGGTTTAACGGTTTTGGGATTGTTGTATTTCAATCAAATTCATCCGCAAATACAAGGAACAAACGGAACAGATTTTGAAACTATTTTACCCGCAACCATTAATACATTTTTACCCGCAGGCTTAATGGGCTTGGTTTTGACGGGATTGTTCGGAGCATTTATGGGAACTTTTTCCGGTACGCTGAATGCCGCGCAGGCATACATTGTGAATGATATTTATTTGAAATATATCAACCCGGAAGCGTCAAACAAAAAAATTATTTCTATGAACTACATCGCCGGCGTTGGTGTTGTAATCATTGGCATTGGATTGGGCTGTTTTATTAAAGATGTGAATACGATTTTGCAGTGGATTGTGTCTGGCTTGTATGGCGGCTACATTGCATCCAATATGTTGAAGTGGCATTGGTGGCGTTTCAATGCACGCGGATTTTTTTGGGGAATGCTTGCCGGTATTGTTCCGGCAATTGCACTCGCAGTTTTAAAATCTTTAAATATACTGAAGGGATTGGATTTATATTATTGGATTGTGATTTTCATATTATCTCTGACAGGTTCGATTCTCGGTAGTTACACTGCTCCGCCTACGGATGAAGCGGTATTGAAATCTTTTTACAAAACCATTCGCCCCTGGGGATTTTGGAAACCTGTTCATCAAAAGGTTGTCGAAGAAGATGCCATGTTTGCGGGCAATAAAAACTTTAAACTGAATATGTTCAATGTGGTGCTTGGCATTATTGGACAATTATGTTTAACCATACTGCCGATGTATGTGGTATTGCAGATGAAATTGCCGCTGCTGATTACAATAACTATTCTTTTAGTTGTCTTATTCATCCTTAAAAAAACCTGGTGGAATAGATTGAATGAATATTAA